The following coding sequences lie in one Agrobacterium vitis genomic window:
- a CDS encoding carbohydrate ABC transporter permease, protein MFPTPIQKASPIVRYGYNLVLPVALVLWLLPLLGVALTSVRPAGDLAAGNYFGLPSGFAGVENYSAVFQNSPLGWYILNSFKITIPTVIGAVALSCLTGFALATYKFKGNLVLFCLFVAGNFIPFQILMVPVRDMTLKMGLYDTVTGLVLFHVAFQTGFCTLFMRNFIKGLPFALIESARVEGVSEWRIFRYIVLPLMRPAIAALSVLVFTFVWNDYFWATVLVQSQAAMPVTAGLYSLNGQWVAAWNLVSAGSIVAALPPVAMFFLMQRHFIAGLTLGATKG, encoded by the coding sequence ATGTTTCCGACCCCGATCCAGAAAGCCTCGCCGATTGTTCGGTATGGCTATAATCTCGTTCTGCCTGTCGCGCTGGTTCTCTGGCTGCTGCCTTTGCTGGGCGTGGCGCTGACCTCGGTGCGTCCTGCGGGCGATTTGGCCGCTGGCAATTATTTCGGCCTTCCCTCCGGCTTTGCCGGTGTTGAGAACTATTCTGCGGTGTTTCAGAATTCGCCGCTGGGCTGGTACATTCTCAATTCCTTCAAGATCACCATTCCAACCGTGATCGGTGCCGTCGCGCTGTCCTGCCTGACCGGGTTTGCACTGGCGACTTACAAGTTCAAGGGCAACCTTGTGCTGTTCTGCCTGTTCGTTGCTGGCAATTTCATTCCCTTCCAAATTCTCATGGTGCCGGTGCGTGACATGACGCTGAAAATGGGGCTGTATGATACGGTCACCGGCTTGGTGCTGTTTCATGTCGCCTTCCAGACCGGATTTTGCACGCTGTTCATGCGCAATTTCATCAAGGGCCTGCCGTTTGCGCTGATCGAATCCGCCCGGGTCGAGGGCGTGTCGGAATGGCGGATCTTTCGCTATATCGTGCTGCCGCTGATGCGGCCCGCCATTGCGGCGCTGTCAGTGCTGGTCTTCACCTTTGTTTGGAACGATTATTTCTGGGCCACGGTTCTCGTCCAGAGTCAGGCGGCCATGCCTGTCACAGCGGGGCTTTATTCGCTGAACGGCCAATGGGTTGCCGCCTGGAACCTGGTTTCCGCCGGGTCGATCGTCGCGGCCTTGCCACCGGTCGCCATGTTTTTCCTGATGCAGCGGCATTTCATTGCCGGGCTGACACTTGGAGCAACCAAGGGATGA
- a CDS encoding beta-galactosidase, with amino-acid sequence MLGVCYYPEHWPESQWHIDAQNMRKLGISYVRIGEFAWSRLEARRGQFTFEWLDRAIDILHAAGLKVVLGTPTATPPKWLMDEHPDIAPYDADGTVRGFGSRRHYSFSSEIWWAESARIVEVIAKRYGTHPGIAGWQTDNEYGCHDTTVSWGPEDLKAFRRWLRMRYQTTDQLNEAWGSVFWSMEFNSFDEVELPTRTVTEPNPAQRLDFWRFSSDQVAAYDKMQVDIIRKHSPGRWITHNFMGFINDFDHFQVGDNLDLASWDSYPIGFVEKFPFTEDERNRWAETSHPDIAPFHHDLYRGVGRGRFWVMEQQPGPVNWAPWNPVPKPGMVRLWTWEALAHGAEVVSYFRWRQAPFAQEQMHAGLNLPGLDEWSVGGLEAHAVAGELAALGDLPESVQAPVALVYDYASYWATTIQPQGRDFRYEELAFRWYEAARRLGLDVDFVRPGGDLSGYKLVLVPCLMQVNEAAIAAFKGTDAVVLYGPRTGSRDEKFRIPENLPPGPLAPLTGTRQTQVASLRPGLGDSVSGTVLGRAIRWREYLETTATVIATFENGDPALTSQNGHHYLACWPDEALLFSTLAVLAEKAGLETLVLPEHIRIRRRGSLTFAFNYGAEDWTIPVSGEFVLGGPVLKPQQLAVWA; translated from the coding sequence ATGCTGGGCGTTTGCTATTATCCCGAACACTGGCCGGAGAGCCAATGGCATATCGACGCGCAGAACATGCGCAAGCTTGGCATTTCCTATGTGCGCATCGGTGAATTCGCCTGGTCGCGGCTGGAGGCGAGGCGGGGTCAATTCACCTTCGAATGGCTGGACCGGGCCATCGATATTCTCCATGCGGCGGGCCTGAAGGTGGTGCTTGGCACGCCGACCGCCACCCCGCCGAAATGGTTGATGGACGAGCATCCCGACATTGCGCCCTATGATGCCGACGGGACTGTGCGCGGCTTCGGCTCGCGCCGCCATTACAGTTTTTCCAGCGAAATCTGGTGGGCCGAGAGCGCTCGAATCGTTGAAGTCATCGCCAAGCGCTACGGCACCCATCCGGGCATTGCTGGCTGGCAGACCGATAACGAATATGGTTGCCACGACACCACGGTGTCCTGGGGTCCTGAAGACCTGAAGGCCTTCCGCCGCTGGCTGCGGATGCGGTATCAGACCACTGACCAACTCAATGAAGCCTGGGGATCGGTGTTCTGGTCGATGGAGTTCAACAGTTTCGATGAAGTCGAACTGCCCACCCGCACCGTGACCGAGCCGAACCCGGCGCAGCGGTTGGATTTCTGGCGCTTCTCCTCCGATCAGGTGGCTGCCTATGATAAAATGCAGGTGGATATTATCCGCAAGCATTCACCGGGCCGCTGGATTACCCATAACTTCATGGGTTTCATCAATGATTTCGATCATTTCCAGGTGGGCGACAATCTCGATCTCGCAAGCTGGGACAGTTATCCGATTGGTTTCGTGGAGAAATTTCCGTTTACCGAAGACGAGCGCAATCGTTGGGCCGAGACTTCCCATCCCGACATCGCGCCCTTCCACCATGATCTCTATCGCGGTGTTGGCCGTGGCCGGTTCTGGGTAATGGAACAGCAGCCTGGTCCGGTCAATTGGGCGCCATGGAACCCGGTTCCCAAGCCCGGCATGGTCCGGCTGTGGACCTGGGAAGCGCTGGCGCATGGGGCAGAGGTGGTCAGCTATTTCCGCTGGCGCCAGGCACCGTTTGCGCAGGAGCAGATGCATGCAGGCCTCAATCTGCCGGGGCTTGATGAATGGTCGGTGGGCGGGTTGGAAGCGCATGCCGTTGCTGGCGAACTGGCAGCGCTTGGCGATCTGCCAGAGAGCGTTCAGGCACCCGTGGCCCTGGTCTATGACTATGCCAGCTATTGGGCGACGACGATCCAGCCGCAGGGCCGGGATTTCCGCTATGAGGAATTGGCGTTCCGCTGGTACGAGGCAGCCCGCCGACTGGGGCTGGACGTGGATTTTGTGCGCCCCGGCGGTGATCTGTCCGGTTATAAACTGGTGCTCGTTCCCTGCCTGATGCAGGTTAACGAGGCGGCGATCGCGGCGTTTAAAGGCACTGACGCCGTCGTGCTGTACGGCCCGCGCACCGGTTCACGCGACGAGAAATTCCGTATTCCGGAAAACCTGCCGCCCGGTCCGCTGGCTCCCTTGACCGGCACGCGCCAAACGCAAGTCGCCTCACTGCGGCCCGGTCTTGGCGATAGCGTTTCAGGCACGGTTTTGGGCCGGGCCATCCGCTGGCGGGAATATCTGGAAACCACGGCAACCGTCATCGCCACATTCGAAAACGGCGATCCGGCCCTGACGAGCCAGAACGGCCACCATTATCTGGCCTGCTGGCCCGACGAGGCATTGCTGTTTTCAACGCTGGCGGTGCTGGCGGAAAAGGCTGGTCTCGAAACCCTTGTTTTACCGGAGCATATCCGCATCCGCCGCCGTGGCAGCCTCACCTTCGCGTTCAACTATGGGGCCGAGGACTGGACCATTCCGGTATCGGGCGAGTTTGTCTTGGGCGGACCAGTGCTCAAGCCGCAGCAATTGGCGGTATGGGCCTGA
- a CDS encoding alpha-galactosidase, with product MNDIVKIGANGLVLSLRMPEIGMPEIIGFGEAPVAGWALSEVERSSRINGMDEAVPSAVLLPVGGMGFFGWPAISGHRSGRDFILQFADWTVEKTGRITLLCAQDAVAGMAITLRFETFPSGVIGVSTDLKNIGGEDYILDRCMAASFLAPAGQVDVVSFTGMWGREFQTRRERLGTGLWAQESRRGRTSHDRFPMLTIEGEAQSFGVALGWSGNHQIVIDRLDDGRRLVHLGEVFEPGETILAPGENYRSPVAYAGADRAAFHAFVRNDLMHWPDGAMSPRPVTLNTWEGNYFDHQMGSLKAQATSAAELGIERFVLDDGWFGKRDDDTTSLGDWDIDARKYPEGLSPLVDHVTGLGMQFGIWFEPEMINPVSTLYELHPDWVLQVKGRPLLTSRNQLVLDLTRPEVSDYLFEKIDAVLANHAVSYVKWDMNRDLTHAGGRDGRAKISAQTRAVYALMDRVRAAHPQVEIESCASGGGRIDYGALSRTHRVWTSDCTDALERLEIQRGASVFVPPEVLGSHISASPNHQTERRHTLAFRALVALAYHLGVELNPLELEGEERAELKTWIAIHKRLRPLLHAPGANFSKQPRDGRYVWGAADSKRIAIFVAQGPQMVGEQPEPLTLPAGVTRIGGRWKIAATHPAQPNFIRISEGQKRLLAGKVTFELADLKLGGLPLPMLRPESAILLELEPVEGGDHHG from the coding sequence ATGAATGATATTGTAAAGATTGGCGCGAACGGGCTTGTTTTGAGCCTGCGGATGCCGGAAATCGGCATGCCTGAAATCATCGGCTTTGGTGAGGCGCCTGTTGCTGGCTGGGCTTTGTCCGAGGTCGAGCGCTCCAGCCGCATCAACGGCATGGATGAGGCCGTGCCTTCGGCGGTGCTGCTGCCGGTGGGTGGCATGGGCTTTTTCGGCTGGCCTGCCATTTCAGGGCATCGGTCGGGCCGCGACTTCATCCTGCAATTTGCCGATTGGACGGTGGAAAAGACCGGGCGGATCACGCTGCTTTGCGCCCAGGATGCCGTGGCGGGCATGGCGATCACGCTGCGTTTCGAGACTTTTCCGTCGGGCGTGATCGGTGTCTCCACCGATCTTAAGAATATCGGCGGTGAGGATTACATCCTGGACCGCTGCATGGCAGCGAGCTTCCTTGCTCCTGCTGGACAGGTCGATGTGGTCAGCTTTACCGGCATGTGGGGCCGTGAATTCCAGACCCGGCGTGAGAGGTTGGGAACCGGCCTTTGGGCGCAGGAAAGCCGCCGGGGCCGCACCTCCCATGACCGGTTTCCGATGCTGACAATCGAAGGCGAGGCGCAGAGCTTCGGCGTGGCGCTCGGCTGGAGTGGTAACCACCAGATCGTCATCGACCGGCTGGACGATGGCCGCCGTCTCGTGCATCTGGGCGAAGTGTTCGAGCCGGGCGAAACGATCCTTGCGCCGGGCGAGAACTATCGCAGCCCGGTGGCCTATGCCGGCGCGGACCGGGCAGCGTTCCATGCCTTTGTTCGCAATGACCTGATGCATTGGCCTGATGGTGCGATGTCGCCGCGTCCGGTGACATTGAATACCTGGGAGGGCAATTATTTCGACCACCAGATGGGATCGCTCAAGGCCCAGGCGACATCCGCCGCCGAACTTGGCATCGAGCGTTTCGTGCTGGATGACGGTTGGTTCGGCAAGCGGGATGACGACACGACCAGCCTTGGCGATTGGGACATCGACGCACGCAAATATCCTGAGGGTCTGTCGCCGCTGGTCGATCACGTTACCGGCCTTGGCATGCAGTTCGGCATCTGGTTCGAGCCGGAAATGATCAACCCGGTCTCCACCCTCTATGAGCTGCATCCCGATTGGGTCTTGCAGGTCAAGGGCCGCCCTTTGCTGACATCCCGCAACCAATTGGTGCTGGACCTGACCCGGCCAGAGGTGAGCGATTATCTGTTTGAGAAGATCGACGCGGTGCTGGCCAATCATGCTGTCTCCTATGTCAAATGGGACATGAACCGCGACCTGACCCATGCAGGTGGGCGCGACGGGCGGGCGAAAATTTCAGCCCAGACCCGCGCCGTCTACGCATTGATGGACCGGGTGCGGGCAGCCCATCCGCAGGTGGAAATCGAAAGCTGTGCCTCCGGCGGTGGCCGGATCGATTACGGTGCGCTTTCCCGCACCCACCGGGTCTGGACCTCCGATTGCACCGATGCGCTGGAGCGGCTGGAAATTCAGCGTGGTGCTTCGGTTTTCGTGCCACCGGAAGTGCTTGGCAGCCATATTTCGGCCTCGCCAAACCACCAGACGGAACGCCGTCATACGCTGGCCTTCCGGGCGCTGGTGGCACTCGCCTATCACCTTGGCGTCGAGTTGAACCCGCTGGAACTGGAAGGCGAGGAACGTGCCGAGCTGAAGACCTGGATTGCCATCCACAAGCGGCTGCGGCCCCTGCTGCATGCGCCGGGCGCCAATTTTTCCAAGCAGCCGCGTGATGGGCGCTATGTCTGGGGTGCGGCGGACAGCAAGCGCATCGCCATCTTCGTTGCCCAAGGCCCGCAGATGGTGGGCGAACAGCCGGAACCGTTGACCCTGCCTGCTGGTGTGACCCGCATCGGCGGACGCTGGAAAATTGCCGCCACGCATCCGGCTCAGCCGAATTTCATTCGTATATCCGAGGGGCAGAAGCGCCTGTTGGCTGGCAAGGTCACGTTTGAGCTTGCAGATCTCAAGCTTGGCGGCTTGCCGCTGCCGATGCTGCGGCCGGAAAGCGCAATCCTGCTGGAACTGGAACCTGTTGAGGGAGGAGACCACCATGGCTGA
- a CDS encoding sn-glycerol-3-phosphate ABC transporter ATP-binding protein UgpC: protein MADVSLRGVKKQFGALSVIKGVDLDVKDGEFCVFVGPSGCGKSTLLRMIAGLEEITSGGLTIGGKDMTRIGPSERGVAMVFQSYALYPHMTVRDNIGFGLKMTGHPKPMIEARTKKAAELLQLDALMERKPGQLSGGQRQRVAIGRAIVREPEVFLFDEPLSNLDAALRVQMRTELSKLHQDLKATMIYVTHDQVEAMTMADKIVVLSAGLIEQVGTPLELYHRPNNLFVAGFIGSPKMNVLPVTVAAADGGKVVVTLADGAAITLDAQGKAISPGKMTLGIRPEHIDATGKGDLVLSRPVRLAEYLGSETLFFVTLADGTELSVKADGLATAKPGETLSIGIPAAACHLFDEAGKAVINGDLTR from the coding sequence ATGGCTGATGTAAGCCTGCGGGGCGTCAAGAAACAATTCGGCGCGCTGAGCGTCATCAAGGGCGTCGATCTCGACGTCAAGGACGGCGAGTTCTGCGTGTTCGTCGGCCCGTCCGGTTGCGGCAAGTCCACCCTGCTACGGATGATTGCCGGGCTGGAGGAGATCACCTCCGGTGGGCTGACGATTGGCGGCAAGGACATGACCCGGATCGGCCCGTCTGAGCGCGGTGTTGCCATGGTTTTCCAATCCTATGCGCTTTACCCGCATATGACGGTGCGCGACAATATCGGCTTTGGCCTGAAAATGACTGGCCATCCCAAGCCGATGATTGAGGCGCGGACCAAAAAAGCAGCCGAATTGCTGCAACTTGATGCGCTGATGGAGCGCAAGCCAGGCCAATTATCCGGTGGCCAGCGCCAGCGTGTCGCCATTGGCCGCGCTATCGTGCGGGAACCGGAAGTCTTCCTGTTTGATGAGCCGCTGTCCAATCTGGATGCCGCCCTTCGGGTGCAGATGCGCACGGAGCTGTCCAAGCTGCATCAGGATTTGAAGGCGACGATGATCTACGTCACCCATGACCAGGTGGAAGCCATGACCATGGCCGACAAGATCGTCGTGCTATCGGCGGGCCTGATCGAACAGGTCGGCACGCCGCTGGAGCTTTATCATCGCCCCAATAACCTGTTTGTCGCAGGCTTTATCGGCTCGCCGAAAATGAACGTCTTGCCCGTGACCGTCGCGGCCGCCGACGGCGGCAAAGTGGTGGTGACGCTGGCCGATGGCGCGGCAATCACGCTTGATGCGCAGGGCAAGGCAATCAGCCCGGGCAAGATGACGCTCGGCATTCGCCCAGAACATATCGATGCGACGGGCAAGGGGGACCTCGTTCTGTCGCGGCCAGTGCGGTTGGCTGAATATCTCGGGTCCGAAACGCTGTTTTTCGTCACTCTGGCCGATGGCACCGAGTTATCCGTCAAGGCGGACGGGCTGGCGACGGCCAAGCCGGGTGAAACCTTGTCGATCGGAATTCCCGCTGCCGCTTGTCATTTGTTTGACGAGGCAGGCAAGGCGGTGATCAACGGGGACCTGACACGATAA